A window from Akkermansia muciniphila encodes these proteins:
- a CDS encoding class I tRNA ligase family protein, which produces MYYITTAIDYTNGPPHIGHAYEKVLADVLARWHRMKGEEVYFLTGVDQHGQKVQQTAEKLGITPQEHVNNITAKFLALWERLGISNDGWASTTDPRHKACVQKILTNLKDKGQLYKKSYKGFYSVRQEQFLTDKERDAEGNFGPEWGEVVELEEENWYFRLTDHVEWMKQFMEKSSSFVLPAFRKAEVLNAIDFDSDLCISRPKSRLSWGIELPFDPEFVTYVWFDALINYVSFAGYLAEPDSGLPEFSKLWPADCEVIGKDILVPAHGVYWPAMLHAMGFSDEEMPTLLVHGWWNINGEKMSKSIGNVVDPNLLAEQFGPEPVRYYLVRDITTGKDANFDADRLVMLYNTELANDLGNLCNRSINMTRRYCDSVISGEEEYDDEASKALRVTMDQAVTLFSKSMDDNMVSDALAALNAQVSACNAYIEQQQPWQLAKDEAAAPRLRCVLRHLLECCAQTGYLIGCVLPDASARILDQLNAADLFRDRTPSSLAWGILPSGHRINDPAPVFPRILSEEEKAKLAEKAAKAAKKQG; this is translated from the coding sequence ATGTACTACATCACCACGGCCATTGATTACACCAACGGACCGCCCCACATCGGGCACGCCTATGAAAAAGTCCTTGCGGACGTTCTTGCGCGCTGGCACCGGATGAAGGGGGAGGAAGTCTATTTCCTGACCGGGGTGGACCAGCACGGGCAGAAAGTACAGCAGACGGCGGAAAAACTGGGCATTACGCCGCAGGAACACGTGAACAACATCACGGCCAAATTCCTGGCCCTGTGGGAGCGCCTGGGCATCAGCAATGACGGGTGGGCCTCCACCACGGACCCGCGCCACAAGGCCTGCGTGCAGAAAATCCTGACGAACCTGAAGGACAAGGGGCAGCTTTACAAAAAATCCTACAAGGGATTCTACTCCGTGCGGCAGGAACAATTCCTGACGGACAAGGAACGGGACGCGGAAGGCAACTTTGGCCCGGAATGGGGTGAAGTGGTGGAACTGGAGGAAGAAAACTGGTACTTCCGCCTCACGGACCATGTGGAGTGGATGAAGCAGTTTATGGAAAAGAGCAGCAGCTTCGTTCTTCCGGCCTTCCGGAAGGCGGAAGTGCTCAACGCCATTGACTTTGACTCGGACCTCTGCATTTCCCGCCCCAAGAGCCGCCTTTCCTGGGGAATCGAACTCCCGTTTGACCCGGAATTCGTCACCTACGTCTGGTTTGACGCCCTGATCAACTACGTCTCCTTCGCCGGTTATCTGGCGGAACCGGACAGCGGGCTACCGGAATTCTCCAAACTCTGGCCTGCGGACTGCGAAGTGATAGGCAAGGACATCCTGGTGCCCGCCCACGGCGTGTACTGGCCCGCCATGCTGCACGCCATGGGCTTCTCCGATGAGGAAATGCCCACCCTGCTTGTGCACGGATGGTGGAACATCAACGGGGAAAAAATGTCCAAGTCCATCGGCAACGTGGTGGACCCCAACCTGCTGGCGGAACAGTTCGGCCCGGAACCCGTGCGCTATTACCTGGTGCGGGACATCACCACCGGGAAGGACGCCAACTTTGACGCGGACCGCCTGGTCATGCTGTACAATACGGAGCTGGCCAACGACCTGGGCAACCTGTGCAACCGCTCCATCAACATGACGCGCCGCTACTGCGACTCCGTCATCTCCGGAGAAGAGGAGTATGATGACGAGGCCTCCAAGGCCCTGCGCGTCACCATGGACCAAGCCGTCACCCTGTTCTCCAAATCCATGGATGACAACATGGTCTCAGACGCCCTGGCGGCCCTGAACGCCCAGGTTTCCGCCTGCAACGCGTACATTGAACAGCAGCAGCCCTGGCAGCTTGCCAAGGATGAGGCCGCCGCGCCGCGCCTCCGCTGCGTGCTGCGCCACCTGCTGGAATGCTGCGCCCAGACGGGCTACCTCATCGGCTGCGTCCTGCCGGACGCTTCCGCCCGCATCCTGGACCAGTTGAACGCCGCGGACCTGTTCCGGGACCGCACGCCGTCCTCCCTGGCCTGGGGAATCCTTCCCTCCGGGCACCGCATCAATGACCCGGCCCCCGTCTTCCCCCGCATTCTCTCGGAAGAGGAAAAGGCCAAACTGGCTGAAAAAGCGGCCAAGGCGGCCAAAAAACAAGGCTGA
- a CDS encoding MalY/PatB family protein has translation MQYDFDEVIDRRGTGALKYEALLPRWGRDDLLPLWVADMDFKTPPFIMEAIRRRCEHEILGYTVKPRAFFEAIRDWVGRRHGWKVRASEIGFAPGIVPGISSAIQCFTEPGDKIMIQPPVYHPFAMIIRENGREIVNNPLILEEGRYRMDFDRMQEAVRGCRMFILCNPHNPGGRVWSREELRRVAEICAESGTLVVSDEIHADLALPGHTHTVFATVSGQARMNSITYMAPSKAFNVPGLGSSYLVCQNPALFGKYQSFVSGRELAEGHVFAYEGLISAYSGPEGEEWLQQALDYIQENIRFIDRELRRRMPKIKAMIPDASYLVFLDCRELDLSQKELVEFFVDGAHLALNDGSIFGKEGEGFMRLNAGCPRSILERALNQLEEAYRNRGF, from the coding sequence ATGCAGTACGACTTTGACGAAGTGATCGACCGCCGCGGCACCGGCGCCCTGAAATATGAAGCCCTGCTGCCCCGCTGGGGCCGGGATGACCTGCTCCCCCTGTGGGTGGCGGACATGGACTTTAAAACGCCCCCGTTCATCATGGAGGCCATCCGGCGCCGCTGTGAGCATGAGATCCTGGGGTATACCGTCAAGCCGCGCGCCTTCTTTGAAGCCATCCGGGACTGGGTGGGGCGCCGCCACGGCTGGAAGGTGCGCGCCTCGGAAATCGGCTTCGCGCCTGGCATCGTTCCCGGCATATCCAGCGCCATCCAGTGCTTCACGGAACCGGGGGACAAGATCATGATCCAGCCCCCGGTGTACCATCCCTTTGCCATGATTATCCGGGAAAACGGACGGGAAATCGTGAACAACCCCCTTATTCTGGAAGAAGGGCGCTACCGCATGGACTTTGACCGCATGCAGGAGGCCGTCCGCGGCTGCCGCATGTTCATCCTGTGCAATCCCCACAACCCCGGAGGCCGCGTGTGGAGCCGGGAGGAACTGCGCCGCGTGGCGGAAATCTGCGCGGAAAGCGGCACGCTGGTTGTCTCTGACGAGATTCACGCGGACCTGGCCCTCCCCGGCCACACGCACACCGTGTTCGCCACCGTCTCCGGGCAGGCGCGCATGAACTCCATCACCTACATGGCGCCCAGCAAGGCCTTCAACGTGCCCGGCCTGGGCAGTTCCTACCTGGTTTGCCAGAATCCGGCCCTCTTCGGGAAATACCAGAGCTTTGTCAGCGGCAGGGAGCTGGCGGAAGGCCACGTCTTTGCGTATGAGGGGCTCATCAGCGCCTACTCCGGCCCGGAAGGGGAGGAATGGCTCCAGCAGGCGCTGGACTACATTCAGGAAAACATCCGCTTCATTGACCGGGAACTGCGCCGCCGCATGCCCAAAATCAAGGCCATGATTCCGGACGCCTCCTACCTGGTTTTCCTGGACTGCCGGGAACTGGACCTCTCGCAGAAGGAGCTGGTGGAATTCTTCGTAGACGGAGCGCATCTGGCCCTGAATGACGGCTCCATCTTCGGCAAAGAGGGAGAAGGCTTCATGCGCCTGAACGCGGGCTGCCCGCGCTCCATCCTGGAACGCGCGCTCAACCAGCTGGAAGAAGCGTACCGGAACCGCGGCTTCTGA
- the fucU gene encoding L-fucose mutarotase, whose translation MLKNISPLISPSLLKILAEMGHGDEIVFSDAHFPGHTFNPTVLRADGLGADALLAAVIPLLELDAYATPVIMMAPVPGDSLDPAVEAKYRKALNYEGDIEQMERYAFYERARKAYAVVITGETAKYGNIILKKGVTPIS comes from the coding sequence ATGTTAAAAAATATTTCTCCCCTCATCAGCCCCTCCCTGCTGAAAATCCTGGCGGAAATGGGGCATGGCGATGAAATCGTCTTTTCAGACGCCCATTTTCCCGGCCATACCTTCAACCCCACGGTACTGAGGGCGGACGGGCTGGGAGCGGACGCCCTGCTGGCCGCCGTCATCCCCCTCCTTGAACTGGACGCGTACGCCACTCCCGTCATCATGATGGCTCCGGTTCCGGGAGACTCCCTGGACCCCGCGGTGGAGGCCAAGTACCGCAAGGCCCTGAACTATGAAGGAGACATTGAACAAATGGAGCGCTACGCCTTTTATGAACGGGCCAGAAAGGCCTATGCCGTGGTCATCACCGGAGAAACCGCCAAATACGGCAATATCATCCTGAAAAAGGGCGTTACCCCCATCTCCTGA
- a CDS encoding phosphotransferase enzyme family protein, protein MPLSAVFHTDSLQEQVAALGDAFAIAGEFLHCDTINSGHINLTFRATYRKMDGTTDRYIFQRVNDAVFQCPRDVMHNVEKVTNHIRWKMLRVLKTPFRQTLNLYSARGGRKYLEIPGSGFWRCYNCIESTHTFDVAEHPRQAYEAARAFGAFQQLLCDMNPEDIHETIPFFHHTRRRFDRLEKAAARDSRGRLDSCRRELEFIRRRERYVDVLLDLQEQGELPVRIVHNDTKINNVMLDKETDKAVCVIDLDTVMPGSVLYDFGDMVRTMTSPAAEDEEDLDKTFLRMPMFEAVVRGYLDAARNFITPLEVSKLAFSGVLITLETGIRFLTDYLEGDVYFKTERDRHNLHRARTQLKLVESMEEQMPEMEECIRRCFHAASH, encoded by the coding sequence ATGCCCCTGTCCGCCGTTTTCCATACTGATTCCCTCCAGGAACAGGTTGCCGCCCTGGGCGACGCCTTCGCCATTGCCGGGGAATTCCTCCATTGCGATACCATCAACAGCGGCCATATCAACCTGACCTTCCGGGCCACCTACCGGAAAATGGACGGCACCACGGACCGCTACATCTTCCAGCGCGTCAATGACGCCGTCTTCCAATGCCCCCGGGACGTGATGCACAATGTGGAAAAGGTGACCAACCACATCCGGTGGAAAATGCTCCGGGTGCTGAAAACGCCCTTCCGCCAGACGCTTAACCTGTATTCCGCCCGCGGAGGCCGCAAGTACCTGGAAATTCCCGGCTCCGGCTTCTGGCGCTGCTACAACTGCATTGAAAGCACCCACACGTTTGACGTGGCGGAACATCCCCGCCAGGCTTATGAAGCGGCCCGCGCTTTCGGCGCCTTCCAGCAGCTCCTGTGCGACATGAATCCGGAGGATATTCATGAGACCATCCCGTTTTTCCACCACACCCGCAGGCGCTTTGACCGCCTGGAAAAAGCGGCAGCCCGTGATTCCCGCGGAAGGCTGGACTCCTGCCGGAGGGAGCTGGAGTTCATCCGCCGCCGTGAACGGTACGTGGACGTTCTGCTGGACCTTCAGGAACAGGGGGAGCTCCCCGTCAGAATCGTGCACAATGATACCAAGATCAACAACGTGATGCTGGACAAGGAAACGGACAAGGCCGTCTGCGTCATTGACCTGGACACGGTGATGCCCGGCAGCGTGCTGTATGACTTTGGAGACATGGTGCGCACCATGACCTCCCCCGCGGCGGAAGATGAGGAAGACCTGGATAAGACCTTCCTGCGCATGCCCATGTTTGAAGCTGTGGTCAGGGGATACCTGGACGCCGCCAGGAACTTCATCACGCCGCTGGAAGTCTCCAAACTGGCCTTTTCCGGAGTGCTCATCACGCTGGAAACCGGAATCCGCTTCCTGACGGACTACCTGGAGGGGGACGTTTACTTTAAAACGGAGCGGGACCGCCACAACCTGCACCGGGCGCGCACCCAGCTCAAGCTGGTGGAAAGCATGGAAGAGCAAATGCCGGAAATGGAAGAATGCATCCGGCGCTGTTTTCATGCGGCCTCCCACTGA
- a CDS encoding acyltransferase → MNRRKEVTADAAGSGMDNSAPLVLPMGGPVHSRNYGIDFLRCLSMFFVVLLHVLKWGEAGNLANNTLGTPNYAVSWFLELSAFCAVNSFALITGYVGVRVPHRISRFINLWFQVFFYTVGITFLFKWLMPGSVNLKGMFQAFFPVLRMAYWYFTAYAVLFFFIPFLNTLIRSLGRESAKWLCLLIFIIFSLLATISGNEDWLSHGGYSAIWLGCLYVAGGCISHFQLWSTLKRPAFYYLLCCLLATAGMLAWDYLPFRQGISEKLFAVYTAPFCCLSSFFLLQACARMRITSRAAIRLISLLAPFSFAVYLIHSNPLVWHHVMKGRFAVLQDSPWYIMAAGALGISLGIYLACSMIDSVRSVLFRLLHIRELSVKLEAVLSKLKQWILRSIPS, encoded by the coding sequence ATGAACCGCCGGAAAGAAGTGACCGCAGACGCGGCAGGCTCCGGCATGGACAACTCCGCGCCCCTGGTACTGCCCATGGGTGGGCCGGTCCATTCCAGAAACTACGGCATTGATTTTCTCAGATGCCTGTCCATGTTCTTCGTGGTTCTTCTGCACGTGCTCAAATGGGGGGAGGCCGGCAATCTGGCCAACAACACCCTGGGAACTCCCAATTACGCCGTTTCATGGTTTCTTGAGCTCAGCGCCTTCTGCGCGGTCAACAGTTTTGCGCTTATTACAGGTTATGTGGGCGTCAGGGTGCCGCACCGCATTTCCCGTTTTATCAATTTATGGTTTCAGGTTTTCTTTTACACCGTTGGAATAACCTTTTTATTTAAATGGCTCATGCCGGGAAGCGTAAACCTTAAGGGAATGTTCCAGGCCTTCTTTCCCGTTTTGCGCATGGCCTATTGGTACTTTACGGCTTATGCCGTCCTTTTTTTCTTTATTCCCTTCCTGAATACGCTCATCCGTTCCCTTGGCAGGGAATCCGCCAAATGGCTTTGCCTGCTGATCTTCATTATTTTCTCCCTCCTGGCCACCATCTCCGGAAATGAAGACTGGCTCAGCCACGGCGGATACAGCGCCATCTGGCTGGGCTGCCTGTATGTTGCGGGAGGCTGCATCAGCCATTTCCAGTTATGGAGCACGTTAAAGCGGCCCGCGTTTTATTACCTCCTTTGCTGCCTTCTGGCTACGGCGGGCATGCTGGCATGGGATTATCTTCCCTTCCGGCAGGGCATTTCGGAAAAACTCTTTGCCGTTTATACGGCGCCGTTCTGCTGCCTGTCCTCCTTCTTCCTGCTCCAGGCCTGCGCGCGCATGCGCATCACCAGCAGGGCGGCCATCCGCCTGATTTCCCTCCTTGCCCCGTTTTCCTTTGCCGTTTACCTGATTCACTCCAATCCCCTTGTGTGGCATCATGTCATGAAGGGACGGTTTGCCGTGCTGCAGGATTCCCCCTGGTACATCATGGCCGCGGGAGCGCTGGGAATCAGCCTGGGCATCTACCTGGCATGCAGCATGATCGACTCCGTCCGGAGCGTCCTGTTCCGCCTGCTCCATATCCGGGAACTCTCCGTTAAACTGGAGGCTGTCCTGTCAAAATTGAAGCAATGGATTCTCCGGAGCATTCCATCATAA
- a CDS encoding acyltransferase family protein, whose translation MEIPKKRVVWIDVSRVLAALLIMYVHLSSPLLKTTGIHLFYNGRVPFFLVLAGYFLGRNITWNKAFDRALWLFIPYMLWNVLYLFLLSRHGGSSFQLADLAGIRDVFLPGMDIFSFGSEPHDVPPIGPSWFLRDIIILTLLTPLLARIKILLLPALLLFFSFCNMAPDPLVTLSVGSCAFYLLGVVLSSRRIDDIHLVLNKKFGIVFCASILVSSAMVLLHSAGILSLWTETVAGMLLGVMLVMYAGIWMEKRLPGVAARIALLAPACFLTFMLHMPIYKCLPPSMKFGAFALFTPLLTFTAIVLFYVALKRFAPFLLPYLAHVKRPSGKPSA comes from the coding sequence ATGGAAATACCGAAAAAGCGCGTCGTATGGATTGACGTATCAAGAGTGCTTGCAGCGCTCCTGATCATGTACGTCCACCTGTCCTCCCCCCTGCTCAAGACAACGGGAATCCATCTCTTCTACAATGGCAGGGTTCCCTTCTTCCTGGTACTGGCAGGGTACTTCCTGGGCAGAAACATCACCTGGAACAAGGCTTTTGACCGGGCTTTATGGCTATTTATCCCGTACATGCTCTGGAACGTGCTGTACCTGTTCCTTCTTTCCCGCCACGGCGGCAGTTCCTTCCAGTTGGCGGACCTGGCAGGCATCCGGGACGTCTTTCTGCCCGGCATGGACATCTTCTCCTTCGGGAGCGAGCCTCATGACGTTCCCCCCATCGGCCCCTCCTGGTTCCTGCGGGACATCATCATTCTTACCCTGCTGACGCCGCTGCTGGCCCGCATTAAAATACTGCTGCTGCCCGCGTTGCTCCTCTTTTTCTCCTTCTGCAACATGGCTCCCGATCCTCTCGTGACGCTCTCCGTAGGGTCCTGCGCCTTCTACCTGCTGGGCGTCGTGCTCAGCTCCCGCCGGATTGACGACATCCACCTGGTGTTGAACAAAAAATTCGGCATCGTCTTCTGCGCAAGCATTCTCGTTTCCTCCGCGATGGTTCTGCTGCACTCCGCCGGAATCCTCTCCCTGTGGACGGAAACGGTCGCGGGCATGCTGCTGGGAGTCATGCTGGTTATGTACGCGGGCATCTGGATGGAAAAGCGCCTTCCCGGCGTGGCCGCCAGAATAGCCCTGCTGGCTCCCGCCTGCTTTCTGACGTTCATGCTGCACATGCCCATTTACAAATGCCTTCCTCCCTCCATGAAATTCGGCGCGTTCGCCCTGTTCACGCCGTTGCTGACATTCACGGCCATTGTGCTGTTTTACGTTGCCTTGAAACGTTTCGCCCCGTTCCTGCTGCCGTATCTGGCCCATGTTAAACGGCCGTCAGGAAAGCCGTCGGCTTAA
- a CDS encoding Coenzyme F420 hydrogenase/dehydrogenase, beta subunit C-terminal domain, translating into MITLESKQDCCGCHACVTICPRKCISMHADEEGFLYPSTDLNLCVDCHLCERACPMISPPVPPSTVPDGGDSSIKAYAARCRDERLKSNSASGGIFPVLAEQVLKEGGVVFGARWDEDFMAVRHDFITDMKDLHLLQGSKYIQSSMGNAFLLVQDFLKQGRKVLFSGTPCQISGLRKVIRKHSDRLITVDVACHSVPSPKVWQAFFRDLMSRNKISGATGVFMRKRTFDPQRGWRCDSFLVESGHSGKPAFQDSIYQTSYGLGFLEGLFSRPSCERCPAKNMASGSDITLGDFWGVENYFPDLSMQEGLSIIICKSPKAHALLDLVRDAFSILRSAEYEQAATHNEGLRFDPRKNPGRDSFFRRLVKCRSDRAAVRLMDSYFKPTLFTKVKTKLKSILKRIILMSSFRNLIH; encoded by the coding sequence ATGATCACTCTGGAAAGCAAACAGGACTGCTGCGGCTGCCATGCCTGCGTGACCATCTGCCCCCGGAAATGCATTTCCATGCATGCAGATGAAGAAGGTTTCCTGTACCCCTCAACGGATTTGAATCTCTGCGTGGACTGCCATTTGTGCGAACGCGCCTGCCCGATGATCTCCCCTCCCGTCCCGCCATCTACCGTGCCGGATGGAGGGGACTCCTCCATCAAGGCCTATGCGGCGCGGTGCAGGGATGAACGGCTCAAAAGCAACAGCGCCTCGGGAGGTATCTTCCCTGTTCTGGCTGAACAGGTGCTGAAGGAAGGCGGCGTTGTCTTCGGCGCCAGGTGGGATGAGGATTTCATGGCCGTGCGCCATGATTTCATCACAGACATGAAAGATTTGCACCTCCTTCAGGGCAGCAAGTATATTCAATCCTCCATGGGAAATGCGTTTCTCCTGGTCCAGGACTTTCTGAAACAAGGCCGTAAGGTCTTATTTTCCGGAACTCCATGCCAGATTTCGGGTTTAAGAAAGGTCATCCGGAAGCATTCCGATCGGCTGATCACCGTAGATGTTGCCTGCCACAGCGTGCCTTCCCCCAAAGTCTGGCAGGCCTTTTTCCGCGACCTGATGTCCAGAAACAAGATTTCCGGGGCAACAGGCGTTTTCATGAGAAAAAGGACCTTTGATCCACAGCGCGGCTGGAGATGTGATTCCTTTCTGGTGGAATCAGGCCATTCCGGCAAACCTGCATTCCAGGATTCCATTTACCAGACTTCCTACGGACTCGGTTTTCTGGAAGGACTCTTTTCCCGCCCATCATGTGAACGATGCCCCGCCAAAAACATGGCAAGCGGCAGTGACATCACCTTGGGAGACTTCTGGGGGGTGGAAAATTATTTTCCGGACTTGTCCATGCAGGAAGGCCTTTCCATCATAATCTGCAAATCGCCGAAAGCTCATGCATTGCTGGACTTGGTACGTGATGCCTTTTCCATTTTACGGTCCGCGGAATATGAACAGGCCGCAACTCATAACGAAGGCCTGCGTTTTGACCCCAGAAAAAATCCCGGTCGGGATTCTTTTTTCCGGCGATTGGTTAAATGCCGGTCTGACCGGGCCGCAGTCAGGCTCATGGACTCCTATTTCAAGCCCACTCTTTTCACAAAAGTGAAAACAAAGCTGAAATCCATCTTGAAACGCATCATTTTAATGAGCTCCTTCCGGAACCTTATCCACTAA
- a CDS encoding polysaccharide pyruvyl transferase family protein produces the protein MKIGIITIHYSFITSNYGSLLQLYAMQRVLGGMSIQSALIKQLPALPPVPAPPTSRQKLAYYLHHPLRFLARCARSLAPRRKTPLPPPPFDAFLEKEIHSLPPVFRPGELHAEKLGFDLYLAGSDQIWTSCEPEKLLDFAPPGKRIAYAASAAWGKQTPEWFAHARREFPGFAAISVREKNGVDICRKAGAEKVDVVLDPTLLPDRREYTRLLEGRPPYLAAPYVLGYFLNISSLSQLPWKQVKAVSRRMHAPLHVVPLQGAEHCIPEKYAITPDPYQFLQAFQEASCVITNSFHGTVFAIIMQKPFLTILQNGHTATQNARVLSLLEALGLEDRIYCPEQGSMNAQLERPVNWEATERNLEALRRHSMDFLGNAIQQCTPCPRHD, from the coding sequence ATGAAGATAGGCATCATCACCATTCATTACTCATTCATCACCAGCAATTACGGCTCCCTGCTGCAATTGTACGCCATGCAGCGCGTGCTGGGCGGCATGTCCATTCAATCCGCGCTGATCAAGCAACTTCCGGCTTTGCCCCCCGTCCCCGCTCCCCCCACCTCCCGGCAAAAGCTGGCCTACTATCTTCACCATCCCCTCCGCTTCCTGGCTCGCTGCGCGCGTTCTCTCGCCCCCCGGAGAAAAACACCCCTTCCTCCCCCGCCGTTCGACGCCTTTCTGGAGAAGGAAATCCACAGCCTGCCCCCGGTCTTCCGTCCGGGAGAGCTTCACGCGGAAAAATTGGGCTTTGACCTGTACCTGGCGGGAAGCGACCAGATATGGACTTCCTGCGAACCGGAAAAACTCCTGGACTTCGCCCCTCCCGGCAAGCGCATTGCGTACGCCGCCAGCGCCGCGTGGGGAAAACAGACTCCGGAATGGTTCGCACATGCGCGGAGGGAATTCCCCGGATTTGCCGCCATTTCCGTGCGTGAAAAAAACGGAGTGGATATCTGCCGGAAAGCCGGAGCGGAAAAGGTGGACGTGGTACTGGACCCCACCCTCCTGCCGGACCGCCGCGAGTATACAAGGCTGCTGGAAGGCCGCCCCCCCTACCTGGCCGCCCCTTATGTGCTGGGGTACTTTCTCAACATAAGCAGCCTTTCCCAATTGCCGTGGAAACAGGTAAAAGCCGTGAGCAGGAGGATGCACGCCCCTCTTCATGTGGTTCCCCTCCAGGGGGCGGAACACTGCATTCCGGAAAAATACGCCATCACCCCGGACCCCTACCAATTTTTGCAGGCTTTTCAGGAAGCCTCCTGCGTCATCACCAATTCATTCCACGGGACGGTATTTGCCATCATCATGCAAAAGCCTTTCCTGACCATCCTCCAGAACGGACACACGGCCACCCAGAACGCCCGCGTCCTTTCCCTTCTGGAAGCCTTGGGCCTGGAGGACAGGATATACTGCCCGGAACAGGGCTCCATGAACGCGCAACTGGAGCGCCCCGTCAACTGGGAAGCCACGGAACGGAACCTGGAAGCCCTGCGCCGCCATTCCATGGACTTCCTGGGGAATGCCATTCAACAATGCACCCCCTGTCCCCGCCATGACTGA
- a CDS encoding glycosyltransferase family 2 protein, giving the protein MLQPLVSIIIPVFKVEEHLRQCLDSVLSQTVEEWECICIDDGSPDGSGAILDEYGARDVRFRIIHKRNEGVSAARNQGMELASAPWLTFVDSDDWMEPDALECLLASMKESRADMAVCSIFIHQSNREDAYTEIPHRPLGNLPECPVTNEAFSGSSLVDVSVWAKLFKTETVRRNGIHFIPDLKVSEDMEFSTRLLCHCNRISIIPRPLYHYRTGHESSIMNNLMNGRMSTADFINSIRAIYHLYQCVPRGLPGKERRERVTGTLRRALAGKNFYGQVLRRLAREDRAAILGSTAFPYSTYLRKGKKMTSLRLMFRHWRMQAGIGTRLLSLLNRIRTPFQSGRP; this is encoded by the coding sequence ATGCTCCAGCCCCTCGTCAGCATCATCATTCCCGTCTTCAAGGTGGAGGAGCACCTGCGCCAATGCCTGGATTCCGTCCTCAGCCAGACGGTGGAAGAATGGGAGTGCATCTGCATTGACGACGGCTCCCCGGACGGGAGCGGCGCCATTCTGGATGAATACGGCGCCAGGGACGTGCGGTTCCGCATCATCCACAAGCGGAATGAAGGCGTATCCGCCGCACGCAACCAGGGCATGGAACTGGCCTCCGCGCCCTGGCTGACGTTCGTGGATTCCGACGACTGGATGGAACCTGACGCGCTGGAATGCCTGCTGGCCTCCATGAAGGAAAGCCGCGCCGACATGGCGGTGTGCTCCATCTTCATTCACCAGTCAAACCGGGAAGACGCCTATACGGAAATTCCCCACCGCCCTCTTGGAAATCTTCCGGAATGCCCGGTTACCAATGAGGCCTTTTCCGGCTCCTCCCTGGTGGACGTATCCGTTTGGGCCAAGCTCTTCAAAACGGAAACCGTCAGACGTAACGGGATTCATTTCATCCCGGACCTCAAGGTTTCAGAAGACATGGAATTCTCCACCCGGCTGCTCTGCCACTGCAACCGCATCTCCATCATTCCGCGCCCCCTGTACCATTACCGGACGGGCCATGAAAGCAGCATCATGAACAATCTCATGAACGGAAGGATGAGCACGGCGGATTTCATCAACTCCATCAGGGCCATTTACCACCTGTACCAGTGCGTTCCCCGGGGCCTGCCCGGGAAGGAACGCCGGGAACGCGTCACGGGCACGCTGCGCAGGGCCCTGGCGGGGAAGAACTTTTACGGGCAGGTGCTCCGGCGGCTTGCGCGGGAAGACCGCGCGGCCATCCTTGGCAGCACCGCCTTTCCTTATTCAACCTATCTGCGGAAGGGGAAAAAAATGACGTCACTGCGCCTGATGTTCCGGCATTGGAGAATGCAGGCGGGCATCGGAACGCGGCTCCTTTCCCTGCTGAATAGAATCAGAACCCCTTTCCAGAGCGGACGCCCATGA
- a CDS encoding glycosyltransferase family 2 protein — MTLDAHTPLFSIIIPVYRNEKQLAACLDSIRSQTLEDWECICINGGSTDGRADILDGYSLRDKLPSGIPLAANNNVPACRGRIYKKEFPVKNKIKFPERFKFAEDLYLTAQYFCICTSATVISKPFYQYSTNGETGATSGFFNRRKPPEDFRTALQPVLDLSKCLNGRSPYSRNYFLRNKSLLALFTLSYSDYKFISDRIKTLYPEHEKIRNTCKPASDTLLFS, encoded by the coding sequence ATGACCCTGGACGCACACACCCCCCTGTTCAGCATCATCATCCCGGTGTACCGGAATGAAAAGCAGCTTGCGGCCTGCCTGGATTCCATCCGGAGCCAGACCCTGGAGGATTGGGAGTGCATCTGCATTAATGGCGGCTCTACGGACGGGAGAGCGGATATTCTGGACGGCTATTCCCTGCGGGACAAGCTCCCTTCAGGCATTCCACTTGCGGCAAACAATAATGTTCCGGCCTGCCGGGGCAGGATATATAAAAAAGAATTTCCGGTAAAAAATAAGATAAAATTCCCGGAAAGATTCAAATTTGCGGAAGATCTTTATCTTACGGCCCAATATTTCTGCATTTGCACCTCCGCAACCGTCATCAGCAAGCCTTTTTATCAATATTCCACCAACGGGGAAACCGGAGCTACAAGCGGCTTCTTCAACCGGAGGAAACCTCCGGAGGATTTCCGCACCGCCCTTCAACCCGTCCTGGATTTGAGCAAATGCCTGAACGGGCGTTCCCCGTACAGCAGGAACTACTTTCTCCGGAACAAAAGCCTGCTCGCCCTGTTCACGCTCTCCTATTCAGACTATAAATTCATTTCAGACAGAATAAAAACCCTCTATCCGGAGCATGAAAAAATACGCAACACTTGCAAACCAGCCTCTGATACTTTACTTTTTTCTTAA